One Paramisgurnus dabryanus chromosome 8, PD_genome_1.1, whole genome shotgun sequence DNA window includes the following coding sequences:
- the LOC135720879 gene encoding olfactory receptor 4B13-like, translated as MENKTHFYFMLFGNLGHRRYVLFTLGFVLYCVIIILNVLIFLAICLERTLHQPMYILILCLSINSVYGTAAFFPRVLSDLLSDTNMISPEACMIQSFAIFTYTANEFATLMLMALDRFVAISKPLHYHNIITLRVLTVLIFIFWIISMLFMGISVLLTARLTMCDNKLWKVYCHNYELVKLSCTNSLLSNVWGFFVLIISAVIPLCLILYSYVKILIICQRSSSQFRSKAYQTCIPHIVILVNFSVGIISEIILSRLVNLEMPTWLSVFFSLEFLVVPPILNPLVYALNFTGIRKKIIHLI; from the coding sequence ATggaaaataaaacacatttttacttcATGTTGTTTGGAAATCTTGGGCATAGAAGATATGTTTTGTTCactttggggtttgttttaTACTGTGTGATCATAATCCTAAATGTCCTTATTTTTCTTGCAATATGTTTGGAAAGGACATTACACCAGCCCATGTACATTCTGATTTTATGTTTGTCCATAAACTCTGTGTATGGTACAGCTGCCTTTTTTCCAAGGGTGTTGTCTGACTTGCTGTCTGATACAAACATGATCTCCCCTGAAGCATGCATGATCCAGAGTTTTGCCATTTTCACATACACAGCAAATGAGTTTGCAACATTAATGTTAATGGCATTAGACAGATTTGTTGCTATCAGTAAACCTTTACATTACCATAACATAATTACTTTGAGGGTACtaactgttttaatttttatattctGGATAATTTCAATGCTTTTTATGGGTATCTCTGTTCTTTTAACTGCCAGACTGACAATGTGTGATAACAAACTATGGAAGGTTTACTGTCACAATTATGAACTTGTTAAACTCTCTTGTACAAACAGTTTACTTAGTAATGTTTGGGGTTTCTTTGTATTGATTATATCTGCAGTTATCCCACTGTGCTTAATATTATATTCTTATGTTAAAATTCTTATCATTTGTCAAAGAAGCTCATCACAGTTCAGAAGCAAAGCTTATCAAACTTGTATTCCACACATAGTGATTCTTGTAAATTTCTCAGTTGGCATTATTTCAGAAATCATTTTAAGTCGGCTTGTGAATTTAGAAATGCCAACATGGCTGTCAGTATTTTTTTCATTGGAGTTTCTTGTTGTACCACCAATCCTTAACCCTCTTGTTTATGCTTTAAACTTCACTGGTATtcgcaaaaaaattattcaccttatataa